A single genomic interval of Pseudokineococcus lusitanus harbors:
- a CDS encoding alkaline phosphatase family protein, producing the protein MTPAAGAGDEPFDGALSDVLPAVAAALGAPQRSVDLALPEAARAVVVLVDGLGDAQLAGAGADAGRLREMRGDGRVLRTGHPSTTATSMGSFGTGLLPGAHGLVGYDVLDPDRGVLLNELAWDTAVDPRRWQPTPTVFQHLVAAGVACTQVGPAHFAGSGLTEAALRGPEFVSARTLDARVDATARAVRATPRGLVYLYWGEVDRTGHESGWQTEAWRREIAEVDLALRTLERRLPPDALLVVTADHGMVDVPGGAARLDLADDAELARDVPLSGGEPRAPMLYCAPGRAEDVAARWRALLGDRAEVLLRAEAVAAGWFGPVAEHVLPRIGDVVVACAAGTSVHDSRTQRPALKGLVGMHGGRTRDEVAVPLLVAGPRAA; encoded by the coding sequence GTGACCCCCGCCGCCGGCGCGGGCGACGAGCCCTTCGACGGCGCCCTGTCCGACGTCCTGCCCGCCGTGGCCGCCGCCCTCGGGGCGCCCCAGCGGTCCGTCGACCTCGCGCTGCCCGAGGCGGCGCGCGCCGTCGTCGTCCTCGTCGACGGGCTGGGGGACGCCCAGCTCGCGGGTGCGGGCGCCGACGCGGGGCGGCTGCGCGAGATGCGCGGCGACGGGCGCGTGCTGCGCACGGGCCACCCCTCGACGACGGCGACGTCGATGGGCTCCTTCGGCACCGGGCTGCTGCCGGGGGCCCACGGCCTCGTCGGCTACGACGTCCTCGACCCGGACCGCGGCGTGCTCCTCAACGAGCTGGCCTGGGACACGGCCGTCGACCCGCGCCGCTGGCAGCCGACGCCGACCGTCTTCCAGCACCTCGTCGCGGCGGGCGTCGCCTGCACCCAGGTGGGGCCCGCCCACTTCGCCGGCTCGGGGCTCACCGAGGCCGCCCTCCGCGGCCCGGAGTTCGTCAGCGCGCGGACCCTCGACGCGCGGGTCGACGCCACCGCCCGGGCGGTGCGGGCCACCCCGCGCGGCCTCGTCTACCTCTACTGGGGCGAGGTCGACCGCACCGGCCACGAGAGCGGCTGGCAGACCGAGGCCTGGCGCCGCGAGATCGCCGAGGTCGACCTCGCGCTCCGCACGCTCGAGCGGCGCCTGCCCCCCGACGCCCTCCTCGTCGTCACCGCCGACCACGGCATGGTCGACGTGCCGGGGGGCGCCGCACGGCTCGACCTCGCCGACGACGCCGAGCTGGCCCGCGACGTCCCGCTGTCCGGCGGGGAGCCGCGGGCGCCGATGCTCTACTGCGCGCCCGGCCGGGCCGAGGACGTGGCCGCCCGCTGGCGGGCGCTGCTGGGGGACCGCGCCGAGGTCCTGCTCCGCGCCGAGGCCGTGGCGGCCGGGTGGTTCGGCCCGGTGGCCGAGCACGTGCTGCCCCGGATCGGGGACGTCGTCGTGGCCTGCGCCGCCGGCACGAGCGTCCACGACTCGCGCACCCAGCGGCCGGCGCTCAAGGGGCTCGTGGGGATGCACGGCGGGCGCACGCGCGACGAGGTGGCCGTGCCGCTGCTCGTCGCCGGGCCGCGCGCCGCCTGA
- a CDS encoding thymidine kinase, producing MAELVFFTGTMDCGKSTLALQMDHNHAARGRGGLLLTRFDRAGEAVISSRLGLRRPAVEVHDGTDLWAEVARRRTQGTRVDYLVCDEAQFYAPAQVEQLARVVDEMDVDVFAYGITTDFRTRLFPGSQRLLELADRVQVLQVEALCWCGARATHNARTLDGAMVLEGDQVVVGDVAEDGSPAAAPGEVGYEVLCRRHHRRGETAAAAHAAALSPDVLPFGDADPAGRPDAPA from the coding sequence GTGGCCGAGCTCGTCTTCTTCACCGGGACCATGGACTGCGGCAAGTCGACGCTGGCCCTGCAGATGGACCACAACCACGCCGCCCGGGGCCGGGGCGGCCTGCTGCTGACCCGCTTCGACCGGGCCGGCGAGGCCGTCATCTCGAGCCGGCTCGGGCTCCGCCGCCCCGCCGTCGAGGTGCACGACGGCACGGACCTCTGGGCCGAGGTCGCCCGGCGTCGGACGCAGGGCACGCGGGTGGACTACCTCGTCTGCGACGAGGCGCAGTTCTACGCGCCCGCGCAGGTCGAGCAGCTCGCGCGGGTCGTCGACGAGATGGACGTCGACGTCTTCGCCTACGGCATCACCACCGACTTCCGCACCCGGCTCTTCCCCGGCTCGCAGCGGCTCCTCGAGCTGGCCGACCGGGTGCAGGTGCTCCAGGTGGAGGCGCTGTGCTGGTGCGGCGCACGGGCCACGCACAACGCCCGCACCCTCGACGGGGCGATGGTCCTCGAGGGGGACCAGGTGGTCGTCGGCGACGTCGCGGAGGACGGCTCCCCGGCCGCCGCCCCCGGAGAGGTGGGCTACGAGGTGCTGTGCCGCCGCCACCACCGCCGCGGCGAGACGGCGGCCGCCGCGCACGCGGCGGCCCTGTCGCCCGACGTCCTGCCGTTCGGCGACGCCGACCCCGCCGGACGGCCCGACGCCCCGGCGTGA
- the sepH gene encoding septation protein SepH: MQDLTLVGTDEDPARGPHLVLAAADGTRFRLRADDALRLAARRGPGAPPAGAPAPAALTPREVQARLRAGEDAEDIAAASGTDVARVRRYEGPVLAERAHVAARARALPVRWRDGSGRTPALEELVAERLATRGVAETAWDAWRREDGAWLLQAAFRAGTRERRATWAYDAQREHLEPLDDEARWLSSVGAAEPTPPPGGAPRLAAVRDDDAPGRGPAVDERVYDVDGDGTTRRTGDEQPEGAQDVDDVDDGADAAEADRRERAGRTLDLLDHLRGRRGRRQPLADPEDPDDEELEALTWAELEALTSGRGERDGAATPGAEDPWDAAGEPPAAHPPASRPEEATDATVLAPVEPAAGPDPEEPAEPAAAAEEPSRRRRRRRGPAAAEDPAPADGGVPGQEELLPADAGADPAAPKAPRRGARPGVPSWDDIVFGQKRD; this comes from the coding sequence ATGCAGGACCTGACGCTGGTCGGGACGGACGAGGACCCCGCCCGGGGCCCTCACCTCGTCCTGGCGGCCGCGGACGGCACCCGGTTCCGCCTGCGCGCGGACGACGCGCTGCGGCTGGCGGCCCGCCGCGGCCCCGGCGCCCCGCCCGCGGGCGCCCCCGCCCCGGCGGCCCTCACCCCCCGCGAGGTGCAGGCCCGCCTGCGCGCGGGCGAGGACGCCGAGGACATCGCCGCCGCGAGCGGCACCGACGTCGCCCGCGTCCGCCGCTACGAGGGCCCCGTGCTCGCCGAGCGCGCGCACGTGGCCGCCCGTGCCCGCGCCCTGCCGGTGCGGTGGCGCGACGGCTCCGGCCGGACGCCGGCGCTCGAGGAGCTCGTGGCCGAGCGCCTCGCCACCCGTGGCGTCGCCGAGACGGCGTGGGACGCCTGGCGGCGCGAGGACGGTGCCTGGCTCCTGCAGGCCGCCTTCCGCGCCGGCACCCGCGAGCGCCGCGCCACGTGGGCCTACGACGCCCAGCGCGAGCACCTCGAGCCCCTCGACGACGAGGCCCGCTGGCTGTCCTCGGTGGGCGCCGCCGAGCCGACCCCGCCCCCGGGCGGGGCGCCGCGGCTCGCGGCGGTGCGCGACGACGACGCGCCGGGACGGGGCCCCGCCGTCGACGAGCGGGTCTACGACGTCGACGGGGACGGGACGACCCGCCGGACGGGCGACGAGCAGCCCGAGGGCGCGCAGGACGTCGACGACGTCGACGACGGGGCCGACGCCGCCGAGGCGGACCGGCGCGAGCGGGCCGGGCGCACCCTCGACCTCCTCGACCACCTGCGGGGGCGCCGGGGCCGGCGCCAGCCGCTGGCCGACCCCGAGGACCCGGACGACGAGGAGCTCGAGGCCCTCACGTGGGCCGAGCTGGAGGCCCTCACCTCCGGTCGCGGCGAGCGCGACGGCGCCGCGACGCCCGGCGCGGAGGACCCGTGGGACGCCGCGGGCGAGCCGCCCGCCGCGCACCCGCCGGCCTCGCGGCCGGAGGAGGCGACGGACGCCACCGTCCTCGCGCCCGTCGAGCCCGCGGCCGGCCCCGACCCCGAGGAGCCGGCGGAGCCCGCCGCGGCGGCCGAGGAGCCCTCGCGGCGTCGTCGCCGTCGTCGCGGTCCCGCGGCCGCCGAGGACCCGGCGCCCGCCGACGGGGGCGTGCCGGGCCAGGAGGAGCTGCTCCCCGCCGACGCCGGCGCCGACCCGGCCGCGCCGAAGGCCCCCCGCCGCGGCGCCCGCCCCGGCGTCCCCAGCTGGGACGACATCGTCTTCGGCCAGAAGCGGGACTGA
- a CDS encoding ferrochelatase, with protein MLLLSFGGPEGHDDVMPFLRNVTAGRGIPDERLEAVAEHYHHFGGRSPINDQNRDLLAALRGELAARGLGDVPVAWGNRNWAPFVTDALRDLHDGGARRVVVVATSAYASYSGCRQYREDLAEALVTLAGEGRDLEVDKIRHYFDAPGFVDANADAAEAAWRRLPEDVRDGAELVFVTHSIPTAMAAGAGPEGGAYERQHEDVAEAVAERVRARTGAALPQALVYCSRSGPPSQPWTEPDVNDHLTALHGRGVPSVVVAPIGFVSDHMEVVYDLDTEARETADGLGLPMERAATAGVAPGFVAGLVDLVVERAAASRAAAGEQEPPVRPSAVPSGPSHDVCPVGCCLNLRAAKPAACGRDWPGARALLAGAGA; from the coding sequence GTGCTCCTGCTCTCCTTCGGCGGCCCCGAGGGCCACGACGACGTCATGCCGTTCCTGCGCAACGTCACCGCCGGCCGAGGCATCCCCGACGAGCGCCTCGAGGCGGTGGCCGAGCACTACCACCACTTCGGCGGGCGCAGCCCCATCAACGACCAGAACCGCGACCTCCTCGCGGCGCTGCGCGGCGAGCTGGCCGCCCGTGGCCTCGGTGACGTCCCCGTCGCGTGGGGCAACCGCAACTGGGCGCCCTTCGTCACCGACGCGCTGCGCGACCTGCACGACGGCGGCGCCCGTCGCGTCGTCGTCGTCGCGACGAGCGCCTACGCCTCCTACTCGGGCTGCCGGCAGTACCGCGAGGACCTCGCCGAGGCCCTCGTCACGCTGGCCGGCGAGGGCCGCGACCTCGAGGTCGACAAGATCCGCCACTACTTCGACGCCCCCGGCTTCGTCGACGCCAACGCCGACGCGGCCGAGGCGGCGTGGCGGCGCCTGCCCGAGGACGTGCGCGACGGCGCGGAGCTCGTCTTCGTCACGCACTCCATCCCCACGGCCATGGCCGCCGGCGCCGGCCCCGAGGGCGGCGCCTACGAGCGGCAGCACGAGGACGTCGCCGAGGCCGTCGCGGAGCGGGTGCGCGCCCGCACGGGCGCCGCCCTCCCGCAGGCGCTCGTCTACTGCTCCCGCAGCGGCCCCCCGAGCCAGCCGTGGACGGAGCCGGACGTCAACGACCACCTCACCGCGCTGCACGGCCGCGGCGTGCCCTCCGTCGTCGTCGCGCCGATCGGCTTCGTCAGCGACCACATGGAGGTCGTCTACGACCTCGACACCGAGGCGCGCGAGACCGCCGACGGGCTGGGCCTGCCGATGGAGCGCGCGGCCACGGCCGGCGTCGCGCCCGGCTTCGTGGCGGGCCTCGTCGACCTCGTCGTCGAGCGCGCGGCGGCGAGCCGGGCCGCCGCCGGCGAGCAGGAGCCGCCGGTGCGGCCGTCCGCCGTGCCCTCCGGCCCCTCGCACGACGTCTGCCCCGTCGGCTGCTGCCTGAACCTGCGCGCGGCGAAGCCGGCCGCCTGCGGCCGCGACTGGCCCGGGGCGCGGGCCCTCCTCGCCGGGGCCGGGGCGTGA
- a CDS encoding inositol monophosphatase family protein produces MSAATTALPGPEELATLLDLAERVARAAGELLATQRPADLGVQSTKSSATDVVTAMDTASEALLLRLLRAERPDDGVLGEEGGASGGTSGVTWVVDPLDGTVNYFYGLPTYAVSVAAVVGDGPPGERPDPRTWTALVGCVHDPVSGRTWTASRGGGARLDGAPLRGPAEVPLDRALVGTGFGYTPQRRAAQARVVADVLPRVRDLRRAGVASLDLCALATGWLDAYYERGLQPWDHAAGALVAAEAGAVVRGLAPGSAPSEEFCLAAAPALVAELGDVLVALDPLAEEPAP; encoded by the coding sequence GTGAGCGCCGCGACGACGGCGCTGCCGGGCCCCGAGGAGCTGGCGACGCTCCTCGACCTCGCCGAGCGCGTGGCCCGTGCCGCCGGCGAGCTGCTCGCCACCCAGCGGCCCGCGGACCTCGGCGTCCAGTCGACGAAGTCGAGCGCCACCGACGTCGTCACCGCCATGGACACCGCCTCCGAGGCGCTGCTGCTGCGCCTCCTGCGCGCGGAGCGCCCCGACGACGGCGTCCTCGGCGAGGAGGGCGGAGCCAGCGGCGGCACGAGCGGCGTCACGTGGGTCGTCGACCCGCTCGACGGCACGGTCAACTACTTCTACGGGCTGCCGACGTACGCCGTCAGCGTCGCCGCGGTGGTCGGCGACGGCCCGCCCGGCGAGCGACCGGACCCGCGGACGTGGACGGCGCTCGTCGGCTGCGTCCACGACCCCGTGAGCGGGCGCACGTGGACGGCGTCGCGCGGCGGCGGGGCCCGCCTCGACGGCGCCCCGCTGCGCGGCCCCGCCGAGGTCCCCCTCGACCGGGCGCTCGTCGGGACCGGCTTCGGCTACACCCCGCAGCGCCGGGCGGCGCAGGCCAGGGTGGTGGCGGACGTCCTGCCGCGGGTGCGGGACCTGCGCCGGGCCGGCGTCGCGTCCCTCGACCTCTGCGCCCTCGCCACGGGCTGGCTCGACGCCTACTACGAGCGGGGCCTGCAGCCCTGGGACCACGCGGCCGGCGCGCTCGTCGCCGCCGAGGCCGGGGCCGTCGTCCGCGGGCTCGCGCCCGGCTCGGCGCCGTCCGAGGAGTTCTGCCTCGCGGCCGCCCCGGCCCTCGTCGCCGAGCTCGGCGACGTCCTCGTCGCCCTCGACCCGCTGGCCGAGGAGCCCGCCCCCTGA
- a CDS encoding DUF4193 domain-containing protein, giving the protein MATDYDAPRKTDDELNEDSIEELKARRADQSSGKVDEDETEAAEGFELPGADLSNEELSVRVLPRQADEFTCSSCFLVHHRSQLSPESTASRLVCTECAA; this is encoded by the coding sequence ATGGCCACCGACTACGACGCACCGCGCAAGACCGACGACGAGCTCAACGAGGACTCCATCGAGGAGCTCAAGGCCCGCCGCGCCGACCAGAGCTCCGGCAAGGTGGACGAGGACGAGACGGAGGCGGCCGAGGGCTTCGAGCTCCCCGGCGCCGACCTGTCGAACGAGGAGCTGTCGGTGCGGGTCCTCCCGCGCCAGGCGGACGAGTTCACCTGCTCGTCCTGCTTCCTCGTCCACCACCGCAGCCAGCTCTCGCCGGAGTCGACGGCGAGCCGGCTCGTCTGCACGGAGTGCGCGGCCTGA
- a CDS encoding DUF3093 domain-containing protein gives MVRGSSTDGTDGTGSTGGTGGGTAPGAAAYRERVLPSAGSWVAAPALAALAGLAAGPLGVGVVAVVVVVVAGVVAAVLLAWSPVVEVADGELRAGRARIPLAELGAATGYDGEDARQQRGPALDARAHVLMRGWADGVVRVEVTDPDDPAPYWLVSTHRPRRLAAALQPRG, from the coding sequence GTGGTGAGGGGCAGCAGCACGGACGGCACGGACGGCACGGGCAGCACCGGCGGGACCGGCGGCGGCACGGCCCCCGGGGCGGCCGCCTACCGCGAGCGCGTGCTCCCCTCGGCCGGCAGCTGGGTGGCGGCGCCGGCGCTGGCCGCCCTCGCCGGCCTGGCCGCCGGACCGCTCGGCGTCGGCGTCGTCGCCGTCGTGGTGGTCGTCGTCGCGGGGGTCGTCGCGGCGGTCCTCCTCGCGTGGAGCCCCGTCGTCGAGGTGGCGGACGGCGAGCTGCGGGCGGGGCGGGCGCGGATCCCGTTGGCCGAGCTCGGCGCGGCCACCGGCTACGACGGCGAGGACGCCCGGCAGCAGCGTGGGCCCGCGCTCGACGCGCGCGCGCACGTGCTCATGCGGGGCTGGGCCGACGGCGTCGTGCGCGTGGAGGTCACCGACCCCGACGACCCGGCGCCCTACTGGCTCGTCTCGACCCACCGCCCCCGCCGGCTGGCCGCCGCGCTGCAGCCGCGGGGCTGA
- the dut gene encoding dUTP diphosphatase yields the protein MEAEGAGAPAAPEVVPVRVRRLDPDLPLPRYAVAGDAGADLLARHDVELPPGGRATVPTGLALALPEGYAGFVHPRSGLAARHGVTTLNGPGTVDAGYRGEVMVTLLNTDPEHAFTVRRGDRVAQLVVQRVARAELVVVDELPPSPRGEGGHGSTGGWSPPGDGRATVGPRTTPDGGPLTSTEMSTTGDQRVPGEEQP from the coding sequence GTGGAGGCAGAGGGCGCGGGGGCGCCGGCGGCGCCCGAGGTGGTGCCCGTGCGCGTGCGCCGTCTCGACCCCGACCTGCCGCTGCCGCGCTACGCCGTCGCCGGGGACGCCGGGGCCGACCTCCTGGCCCGCCACGACGTCGAGCTGCCGCCCGGGGGCCGGGCCACCGTGCCGACGGGCCTGGCGCTCGCGCTGCCCGAGGGCTACGCCGGCTTCGTCCACCCCCGGTCCGGGCTCGCCGCCCGGCACGGGGTGACGACGCTCAACGGGCCCGGCACCGTGGACGCCGGGTACCGGGGCGAGGTGATGGTGACCCTGCTCAACACCGACCCCGAGCACGCCTTCACCGTCCGCCGCGGCGACCGGGTGGCCCAGCTCGTCGTCCAGCGCGTCGCGCGGGCCGAGCTCGTCGTCGTCGACGAGCTCCCGCCCTCGCCGCGCGGGGAGGGCGGGCACGGGTCCACCGGCGGCTGGTCGCCCCCGGGCGACGGCCGTGCCACCGTGGGACCGCGGACGACCCCCGACGGGGGACCGCTGACGAGCACCGAGATGTCGACCACCGGGGACCAGCGCGTCCCCGGGGAGGAGCAGCCGTGA
- a CDS encoding DUF3710 domain-containing protein — protein MKWRRSKADREEAAAPAEAAPEGAPGSSDAAAAGTDELEDAQAVADRAAAVAAEAEAERQRTAALAREARRRREGPFDAEEVSEEEAARPRVDLGALRLPAVQGMELRLEMEEGTQRVIGAVVVLAGSTLQLQAFAAPRTEGIWDEVRAEIRSQVARQGGAAEDGEGPFGPELLARLPMRTEDGRTGARAVRFTGVDGPRWFVRAVVGGRAAVDPAAWAPLERLLRGVVVVRGADAMAPRDLLPLKLPPQDQARPAGARPDGAPADGAADAAAGPAEAAPADAAGPDAPVRPTGDVGAPPPGTPDGEDPLGPLDPFRRGPEITERR, from the coding sequence GTGAAGTGGCGTCGCAGCAAGGCCGACCGCGAGGAGGCCGCCGCCCCGGCGGAGGCCGCTCCCGAGGGGGCGCCCGGGTCGTCCGACGCGGCGGCCGCCGGCACGGACGAGCTCGAGGACGCGCAGGCCGTGGCCGACCGCGCCGCCGCGGTGGCCGCCGAGGCGGAGGCCGAGCGGCAGCGCACCGCCGCGCTGGCGCGCGAGGCCCGCCGTCGCCGCGAGGGCCCCTTCGACGCCGAGGAGGTCTCCGAGGAGGAGGCCGCCCGCCCGCGCGTCGACCTGGGCGCCCTGCGCCTGCCGGCCGTCCAGGGCATGGAGCTCCGCCTCGAGATGGAGGAGGGCACGCAGCGCGTCATCGGCGCCGTCGTCGTCCTCGCCGGCTCCACGCTGCAGCTGCAGGCCTTCGCGGCCCCGCGCACCGAGGGCATCTGGGACGAGGTCCGCGCCGAGATCCGCAGCCAGGTCGCCCGCCAGGGCGGCGCGGCCGAGGACGGCGAGGGCCCCTTCGGCCCCGAGCTGCTGGCCCGTCTGCCGATGCGCACCGAGGACGGCCGCACGGGCGCCCGCGCGGTCCGCTTCACGGGCGTCGACGGCCCCCGCTGGTTCGTCCGGGCCGTCGTCGGCGGCCGCGCCGCCGTCGACCCGGCCGCGTGGGCCCCGCTCGAGCGGCTGCTGCGCGGCGTCGTCGTCGTCCGGGGCGCCGACGCGATGGCCCCCCGGGACCTGCTGCCGCTCAAGCTGCCGCCGCAGGACCAGGCCCGGCCGGCCGGGGCCCGTCCCGACGGCGCCCCCGCCGACGGGGCGGCGGACGCGGCCGCCGGTCCCGCCGAGGCCGCCCCGGCCGACGCCGCGGGCCCCGACGCCCCCGTGCGTCCCACGGGCGACGTCGGCGCCCCGCCCCCCGGCACGCCGGACGGCGAGGACCCGCTCGGCCCGCTCGACCCCTTCCGCCGCGGCCCCGAGATCACGGAGCGTCGCTGA
- a CDS encoding OB-fold nucleic acid binding domain-containing protein codes for MGALAGLRGAMTRYGSREQMHAAAEQAESAREGGSPCASLGDRHRARVCGTLHRVTLRPRSGTPALEAEVFDGSGTLSVIWLGRREIPGVEAGRRIKVEGLVSVVDHHAVMYNPRYELVPTGAPAHQAP; via the coding sequence ATGGGCGCCCTGGCCGGGCTGCGCGGCGCGATGACCCGCTACGGCAGCCGGGAGCAGATGCACGCGGCCGCCGAGCAGGCCGAGTCCGCCCGCGAGGGCGGCAGCCCCTGCGCCTCGCTCGGCGACCGCCACCGGGCCCGTGTCTGCGGCACCCTCCACCGGGTCACGCTGCGGCCGCGCTCGGGCACCCCCGCCCTCGAGGCGGAGGTCTTCGACGGGTCGGGGACGCTGTCGGTCATCTGGCTCGGCCGCCGGGAGATCCCGGGCGTCGAGGCGGGCCGCCGCATCAAGGTCGAGGGGCTCGTCAGCGTCGTCGACCACCACGCCGTGATGTACAACCCCCGCTACGAGCTGGTCCCCACGGGCGCCCCCGCGCACCAGGCCCCGTGA
- a CDS encoding DUF3159 domain-containing protein: MSGPAPEHGGAPGAPDGGRGGDGDVPEPVAAAAAPGADGAAGPAGTTGRPSARSGLAAVAGPDFSVAEALGGPRGIAEVALPTLVFVTVFSLTRDLRTAGLAAVGASVVLVLARVVTRSSPNQALSGLVGVAVCALVASRTGEARDFFALGLLTNVVYAAVYAVSTLPTPGFRVPFTQGRRRVPAGPWPVLGLALGFVTGEGLAWKQDPRRLRVYVQVTWVWISVFVLRLLVQGPLYLADAVGALGVARLFMGFPLFGLAAYVTWVLVRRVPATRPEDVAGR; encoded by the coding sequence GTGAGCGGCCCCGCGCCCGAGCACGGGGGAGCGCCCGGCGCCCCGGACGGCGGCCGCGGCGGGGACGGCGACGTCCCCGAGCCGGTCGCCGCGGCGGCGGCCCCCGGCGCCGACGGCGCGGCCGGGCCGGCCGGCACGACGGGGCGCCCTTCGGCGCGCTCCGGCCTCGCGGCCGTCGCGGGCCCCGACTTCTCCGTCGCCGAGGCGCTCGGCGGGCCCCGCGGCATCGCCGAGGTCGCGCTGCCGACGCTCGTCTTCGTCACCGTCTTCTCGCTCACGCGGGACCTGCGGACGGCGGGCCTCGCCGCGGTCGGCGCCTCCGTCGTCCTCGTCCTGGCCCGGGTCGTCACCCGCAGCTCGCCCAACCAGGCGCTGTCGGGGCTCGTCGGCGTCGCCGTGTGCGCGCTCGTGGCGTCCCGGACGGGCGAGGCCCGCGACTTCTTCGCCCTCGGCCTGCTGACGAACGTCGTCTACGCCGCCGTCTACGCCGTCTCGACCCTGCCGACGCCGGGCTTCCGCGTCCCCTTCACGCAGGGGCGGCGGCGCGTGCCCGCCGGCCCGTGGCCCGTGCTGGGCCTCGCCCTCGGCTTCGTCACCGGCGAGGGCCTCGCGTGGAAGCAGGACCCCCGGCGCCTGCGGGTCTACGTCCAGGTGACCTGGGTGTGGATCTCCGTCTTCGTCCTGCGGCTCCTCGTCCAGGGCCCGCTGTACCTCGCCGACGCCGTCGGCGCCCTCGGCGTCGCCCGCCTCTTCATGGGCTTCCCGCTCTTCGGCCTCGCCGCGTACGTGACGTGGGTGCTCGTCCGCCGCGTGCCGGCGACGCGGCCCGAGGACGTCGCCGGCCGCTGA
- a CDS encoding potassium channel family protein, with the protein MRVLIAGAGSVGRSIARELLASGHDVLLVDKNPDNVGRASVPGARWLLADACEIGSLGEAGLESTDVVVAATGDDKANLVVSLLAKTEFGVPRTVARVNNPKNEWMFDEAWGVDVMVSTPRLMTALVEEAVAVGDVVEVFSFRGGSRLVGYTLPDDADLAGTPVGAMTWPPDTVLVGLVRDGRPLAPSEDDVLEGRDELLLLVGEEDAEQLHALLRTGRHAQGTAGA; encoded by the coding sequence GTGCGCGTGCTCATCGCCGGTGCGGGCAGCGTGGGGCGCTCCATCGCCCGCGAGCTGCTGGCCAGCGGCCACGACGTCCTGCTCGTCGACAAGAACCCCGACAACGTCGGCCGGGCGTCGGTGCCCGGCGCCCGCTGGCTGCTGGCCGACGCCTGCGAGATCGGCTCGCTCGGCGAGGCCGGGCTCGAGAGCACCGACGTCGTCGTCGCCGCGACGGGCGACGACAAGGCCAACCTCGTCGTGTCCCTCCTCGCCAAGACGGAGTTCGGCGTGCCGCGGACCGTCGCGCGCGTCAACAACCCGAAGAACGAGTGGATGTTCGACGAGGCGTGGGGCGTCGACGTCATGGTCTCCACGCCGCGGCTCATGACGGCGCTCGTCGAGGAGGCGGTGGCCGTCGGCGACGTCGTCGAGGTCTTCTCCTTCCGCGGCGGCTCCCGGCTCGTCGGGTACACCCTCCCCGACGACGCCGACCTCGCCGGGACGCCCGTGGGGGCGATGACGTGGCCGCCGGACACGGTGCTCGTCGGCCTCGTCCGCGACGGGAGGCCGCTGGCGCCCTCGGAGGACGACGTGCTCGAGGGCCGGGACGAGCTGCTCCTCCTCGTCGGCGAGGAGGACGCCGAGCAGCTCCACGCGCTGCTGCGGACGGGGCGCCACGCGCAGGGCACCGCGGGCGCCTGA
- a CDS encoding potassium channel family protein, translating into MHFVVMGCGRVGSTLALELSRRGHGVAVVDQDPQAFRRLGDDFEGRTVKGVGFDRDVLREAGTGEAYAFAAVSSGDNSNILAARTAREVFGVEHVAARIYDSARAEVFERLGIPTVATVRWTADQMVRRLLPRGVVPDWTDATGAVHLAEVAVPPSWAGHRLVDLERATATRVAFVTRLGAARLPGPDTVHQDGDVLHLLVPDDRLTAVEKALDAGPEPG; encoded by the coding sequence GTGCACTTCGTCGTCATGGGCTGCGGCCGCGTCGGCTCCACGCTGGCCCTCGAGCTGTCCCGCCGCGGCCACGGCGTCGCCGTCGTCGACCAGGACCCGCAGGCGTTCCGCCGGCTCGGCGACGACTTCGAGGGCCGGACCGTCAAGGGCGTCGGCTTCGACCGGGACGTCCTCCGCGAGGCGGGGACCGGGGAGGCGTACGCCTTCGCGGCCGTCAGCAGCGGCGACAACTCGAACATCCTCGCGGCGCGGACCGCCCGGGAGGTCTTCGGCGTCGAGCACGTCGCCGCCCGGATCTACGACTCGGCGCGCGCCGAGGTCTTCGAGCGGCTCGGGATCCCCACCGTCGCGACCGTCCGCTGGACGGCCGACCAGATGGTCCGCCGGCTGCTGCCGCGCGGCGTCGTCCCCGACTGGACCGACGCCACGGGTGCGGTCCACCTCGCCGAGGTGGCGGTGCCGCCGTCGTGGGCGGGGCACCGCCTCGTCGACCTCGAGCGCGCCACCGCCACGCGCGTCGCCTTCGTCACCCGCCTGGGCGCGGCGCGGCTCCCGGGCCCGGACACCGTGCACCAGGACGGCGACGTCCTCCACCTGCTCGTGCCGGACGACCGCCTCACGGCGGTCGAGAAGGCGCTCGACGCGGGCCCCGAGCCCGGCTGA